A stretch of the uncultured Desulfobacter sp. genome encodes the following:
- a CDS encoding tyrosine-type recombinase/integrase produces MKNLNHPKKGSHISVEPIRRQKDIKLIKKILQDSPRNLCLFILGINTNLRASDLLKIKVEQVRHLQPGEEITLKEKKTKKQRRINLNRVCIEAIQNLLKSIKYENDDFLFLSNRKNKNALTVSSLSTLVKKWCKDINLKGNYASHTLRKTWGYHQRVTFGVGIPELMVCFNHTSQKQTLDYLCVQPEEIKSVYQNEL; encoded by the coding sequence ATGAAAAATTTGAATCATCCTAAGAAAGGAAGCCATATTTCTGTTGAACCGATCCGGAGGCAAAAAGACATCAAACTCATAAAAAAAATCTTACAGGATTCTCCTCGGAACCTCTGTTTGTTCATTTTGGGGATTAACACCAATCTACGGGCCTCAGATTTGCTGAAAATCAAAGTGGAACAAGTGCGACACCTTCAACCCGGGGAAGAAATCACCCTGAAGGAGAAAAAAACAAAGAAACAAAGGCGGATCAATTTAAATCGGGTTTGCATTGAGGCAATTCAAAACCTGCTTAAATCCATTAAATATGAAAATGATGATTTTCTTTTTCTAAGTAACCGTAAGAACAAAAATGCATTGACGGTTTCCAGTCTAAGCACTTTGGTTAAAAAATGGTGTAAGGACATCAATCTGAAGGGGAATTATGCCAGTCACACCTTAAGAAAGACCTGGGGATACCATCAGCGAGTTACATTTGGCGTAGGGATTCCTGAATTAATGGTTTGTTTCAATCACACCAGTCAAAAGCAGACATTGGATTATCTTTGCGTTCAGCCCGAAGAAATTA